The genomic region TGGAGCGGGGCCGCGACCCGGTGCGCACGTACCTCCGCGAGATCGGCCGCGTCCCCTTGCTCACCCGGGAGGAAGAGGTGGAGCTCGCCCAGAAGATCGAGGCGGGTACGGCAGCGCTGGAGGAGCTCGCCCAGGGGGTCGCGGATCCGGAGCGAAAGCGCGAGCTCGAGCGGATCCTCCACGAGGGGGAGGCGGCACGGGAGAAGCTCGCCGTGTCCAACCTGCGGCTCGTGGTCTCGATCGCCAAGCGCTACATGCACCGCGGGCTATCGTTCCTCGACCTCATCCAGGAGGGGAACATCGGGCTCATGCGGGCGGTGGAGAAGTTCGATTGGCGCAAGGGGTACAAGTTCTCCACCTACGCCACGTGGTGGATCCGCCAGGCGATCACGCGCGCGATCGGGGATCAGGCGCGCACGATCCGCGTCCCCGTTCACACGATGGAGGCGGTGCAGGAGCTGAGCCGGCTGCGGCGGGAGTACATCCGCGAGCACGGGGGGCCGCCGAGCTACGAGCAGCTCGCTGAGCTCCTCGGAACGAGCGTGGATCGGGTGAAGAAGATCGAGCAGGCCGCCGCGTTCACCACCTCGCTCGAGCGCCCGCTGTCCGACGAAGATGATGACACCTTAGGGGATTTCATCGCCGATGAGACGGCGCAAGACCCGGCCCAGGAAGCGATCCGGGCCCGGCTGCGGGACGAGTTGCGGGAGGCGCTGGCCGAGCTCGACCCGCGGGAGAGGGAGATCCTCGAGCTGCGCTACGGCCTCCTCGACGGCCATCCCCGCACGCTGAAGGAGGTGGCGAGCCAGTTCGAGATCACCCGGGAGCGGGTGCGGCAACTCGAACTGAAGGCGCTGGAGAAGCTGAAGTACCCAGCGCGGCACCAGTTGCTCCGTTCCCTACGGGAGCTCCTCCTCTCCGAGGAGGCATGACGGTCCTCCTCCTCGTTGGGCCCACCGCGGCGGGGAAGTCGGAGGTCGCGGTGGCGGTGGCGGAGGCGGTGGGAGGGGAGATCATCTCCGCCGATGCCCGGGCCATCTACCGGGGCTTGGAGATCGGGACGGACCGGCCTCCCCGAGAGGTCCTCGCTCGGGTCCCACACCACCTCGTCGGCACCCTCGACCCCTGGGAGCACTACGATGCGGCCCGGTTCCGTGCGGACTGCGAACGGCTTGTCGCCGAGATCCAGGGCCGCGACCACCGGGCGATCATCGTCGGCGGGAGCACGCTCTACGTGCGGGCCCTCACCCGCGGGCTCTCCCCCGGGCCGGCCGCCGACCCGGAGCTCCGGGCGGAGCTCGCCCAGCGCCCCACCGCGGAGCTCCGGGAAGAGCTTGCACGCGTGGATCCGGCGTCCGCCGCCCGGATCCACCCTGCAGATCGGGTGCGCCTCGTCCGCGCGGTGGAGGTGCATCGCCTCACCGGCCGGCCGCTTACCGCAGCGTGGGGGAGCGAGAAGGCGTTCCCGTGGCCGCTCGTCCCGGTCGGGCTCACCGTCGAGCGCTCGGAGCTCGGGCGGAGGATCGAGGCCCGTGTGGCGCGGATGCTCGCGGAAGGGCTGATCGAGGAGGCACGGCGGCTGTGGAACCTCGACCTCCCCTCGGATGCCCCGGCCGTACGCACGATCGGGTATCGGGAGCTCTTCCCCTACTTCGCCGGGGAGTACGACCTCGATGAAGCGCGGCGGCGGATCGTGCGGAACACGAAGGCCTACGCACGACGCCAGCTCGCGTTCTTCCGCGCCGAGCCGCGCGTCCACTGGCTGGACGTGACCGGCCGCCCGGCACCTGAGGTCGCAACGGAGGTCATCGCCCATTGGCAGGCTGCGGAGTCGGGCCTAGAATGAAACCCGTGCTGAAGGTGTTCACTGCGGAAGCGATCCGAACGCTCGACCGCCGCGCCGCCGAGCACGGGGTGGCCCCGCTCCTCCTCATGGAGTCGGCCGGACGGGGGGCCGCCGCGGAGATCAGCGCCTGGAACCGTGGCCTCGCCACCGGCCGCGTCCTCGCCGTGTGCGGGAAGGGCGGAAACGGCGGCGACGCCCTGTCCGCGACGCGGTGGCTCGGGCTCGCCGGGGCCGACGTACAGGCGGTCGTCCTCGGGACCCCCCACGGTCCCACCGCTGAACAGGAACGTGCATTCCGCGCGTCGTTCCCGGACCGACTCGTTGCCATCCGCCGCGCGGCTGAACTCAACGTGCTCCGCACGAGGATTGCTGAGGCAGATCTCGTGCTGGACGGGATCCTCGGGATCGGGCTTGCCCAGGGGGCGCGCGGTCTGGCCCGGGGGGCGATCGAGATCGTCGTCGCCTCCGGCTCCCCGGTGGTGGCGCTCGACCTTCCATCGGGACTGGTCGCCGACTGCGGCGCCGTCCCCGGCCCGGCGGTGCGGGCCGAGCTCACGCTCGCCATGGGGGCGCTGAAGCCATGCCACCTCCTCCCCCCCGCGGCGGGGCTATGCGGCGAGGCGCGGGTGGTGGATGTCGCCTACCCCCCGTCGGTGTGGGATGAGGTGAGCCCCGTAGCGCACGTCGTGGACGCGTCGTTCTGTGGTTCCCTCCTCCCCCGCCGGCCGCGGTTTGGCCACAAGGGGACGTTCGGGAAGATCCTCGTGGTGGCGGGCGCGGTGGGGATGGCCGGCGCGGCCGCCCTCTGCGCCGAAGGGGCGCTCCGCGCCGGTGCGGGCCTCGTCCACGTCCTGTGTCCGGAGCCCGTGTTCCCGATCGTGGCAGCCCTCCTGCCAGAAGCGCTCGTCCACCCCGGCCGGGCCGCGGACGGGATGCTCTCCCCTGAGGCGGCCGCGGAAGCGGTGCGGCGGGCTCAGGAGATGGACCTCGTCGTGGTCGGCCCCGGCCTCGGGCGGGGTCCCGGCCCCAAGGAGGTGGTGCACGCGCTCGTTGCGTCCGGGGTCCCGCTCGTCGTCGATGCCGATGCCCTGTTCGCCCTCGCCCAGGACCCGTCGCTCCTGCGGGCGGGGCATGGGGAGATCATCCTCACCCCGCACGTCGGCGAGTTCGCCCGCCTCGCGGCCGTGGATCCGGACGAAGCCATGTCGGACAAGATCCGCTGGGCACGGGGGATGGCCAGAAGCTCGCGCGCCACGGTGGTCCTCAAGGGGCCCCCCACGGCCGTTTCCGGCGGCGGGGACGTGTACCTCACCACGACCGGGAACACGGCCCTCGCCCACGGCGGTTCAGGCGATGTCCTCGCCGGGATGATCGGGGGCCTCTGGGCGGGCGGGGCAACGCCTCTCGCCGCAGCGGTTGTGGGGGCCTACGTCCATGGCCTCGCTGCCGAGCTCGCCACCGCCGGCGCCTCGGAGCGGGCCGCCCTCCCCCGCGACGTGGTGGGGTCCCTCCCGTGGGCGTTCGCCTCAATCGAGCCCGAGCCTCGCCGGGATTCATGAACCTGTTCGACACCCACGCCCACCTCGACTTCCCCCCGTTCGATCGCGACCGCGCGGAGCTCCTCGCCGCGCTGCGGGTGGAGGGAGTAGCGGTCCTCAACGTAGGGGTGGACCTCCGGTCGTCGGAGGCGGCCCTCGAGCTCGCCCGCCGGCACGGGCACGTGTTCGCCTCCAGTGGGCTCCACCCCCATGACGCGAAGGCGTTCACCCCTGAGCTAGAGGCGCGACTGGCGGGCCTCCTCCGCCAGGGGGCGGTGGCCGTCGGCGAGTGTGGGCTCGACTTCTACCGCGACCTCTCCCCGCATGAGGTCCAGATCGAGGCGTTCCGGTCCCAGCTCCGGCTCGCCAAGCGGCTCGCCCTCCCAGTGATCCTCCACGAGCGGGCGGCGTGGGATCCGTTCCTCCAGCTGCTCCGCGCGGAGCGGCCGCCCCGCGGGGTGGTGCACGGGTTCGGCGGGGACGAATCCCGGGCCCAGGAGATCGTGGGCCTCGGGCTCCACCTCGGCATCGGGGGCCCCCTCACCTACCGCCGGAACGACGCCCTCCGCCAGGCCGCCGCGGCGATCCCTCTCGAGCGGATCCTGCTCGAGACCGACTCGCCCTACCTCCCGCCCGAGCCGTTCCGCGGCCAGCGCAACGATCCGGGGAAGGTGCGCCCGGTGGCGGAGCGGCTCGCCGCGCTGCGGGGGATCCCCGTGCCCGAACTCGCGGAGGTCACGTGGGAAAGCGCGTGCCGGCTGTTCTCCGTGCATCCCTCGTTCGGGCCAGCGCCGGCCGGTCACGGAATGTAGCCCTGCTCGCGCAGCGAGGTGTGATTCGTCTTCGTCACGATGATGTGGACGAGGACCTCGATCCCCAGATCTTCCCCGCCTCGACGAGCTGGCGGGGGGGGGCGAGGTCGTCCCCGCTCCACCGCGCGAGCTGCGGACCGGCGTCCTCCAGGCGCGCTTGGGCCAGCTCGACCGCGCTCTTCCCCCTCGTCCCGGTGCGGATGAGGACGGCGAGGAATTCGGCGTCCGACAACGCCTTGGGACCCGCGGGCGCGGAGCTTCTGCGGCCGATCCATCTCCGGGAGGTCCTTGATCCCCATCGTAGCCCCCTGCCCCCAAATCGTAGCCCTCCGCCCGGCTCATTCACCCCGAAACAATAGCGCAGAGACAGATCTCACAGTACGACGGCCCCGCCTCGCGCCTCTCTCGCCGACGGCTGACCGTGGCGTACTGGAGGCCCAAGGCCTCGGCGATCTCCTTGAGGGTGTATCCGCGGCCTCCACCACGCAGGACGTGCCCCAGCCGGTTGTTCCGGCGGTTGAAGCCCGGGGGGTAGGCCCCGTTGAGGACCTGCATCCCCTGGGATTGGTTGAGCGCGTCTGCACAGGCCGGTGACAGTGGTTTGGCATCAAACAGGAGGCGTGACAGATCCAGTTGTACCGTGTGACGACGTCCTCCAGGACCTTCAAGAAGCTCAACCGGTCTTCGTCGTCCAGGAAGATATCTTGGCGGTCATTACCACGGCTTTTGATGTGGCACACCGCGCCCTCATATTCGATGCGTAACGGGCGTGCCACACGCCAAGTGTGTCGCGCCTAACACCAAAGGTGAAGACCTGACCCCTTCACTTCACTGGATGGAGTCGTTCTGGGCCCACTTTAAGGGGGAGAACGTGTCGCTGTTTCTAGACGCGGCGACGTTGGAGGAGCTGGAGTGGGTGATCGGGAGGCAGATGGACTACTACAACTGCGAGCGCAGGCACTCTAGCCTTGACTATCGATCGCCCATGGA from Candidatus Bipolaricaulis anaerobius harbors:
- a CDS encoding helix-turn-helix domain-containing protein yields the protein MQVLNGAYPPGFNRRNNRLGHVLRGGGRGYTLKEIAEALGLQYATVSRRRERREAGPSYCEICLCAIVSG
- a CDS encoding IS3 family transposase, producing MESFWAHFKGENVSLFLDAATLEELEWVIGRQMDYYNCERRHSSLDYRSPMEYLVNIGFIPETVAENGGGKSGSATGAQGRRARTAVVNSGCRRKMMTSEM
- a CDS encoding NAD(P)H-hydrate dehydratase, which encodes MLKVFTAEAIRTLDRRAAEHGVAPLLLMESAGRGAAAEISAWNRGLATGRVLAVCGKGGNGGDALSATRWLGLAGADVQAVVLGTPHGPTAEQERAFRASFPDRLVAIRRAAELNVLRTRIAEADLVLDGILGIGLAQGARGLARGAIEIVVASGSPVVALDLPSGLVADCGAVPGPAVRAELTLAMGALKPCHLLPPAAGLCGEARVVDVAYPPSVWDEVSPVAHVVDASFCGSLLPRRPRFGHKGTFGKILVVAGAVGMAGAAALCAEGALRAGAGLVHVLCPEPVFPIVAALLPEALVHPGRAADGMLSPEAAAEAVRRAQEMDLVVVGPGLGRGPGPKEVVHALVASGVPLVVDADALFALAQDPSLLRAGHGEIILTPHVGEFARLAAVDPDEAMSDKIRWARGMARSSRATVVLKGPPTAVSGGGDVYLTTTGNTALAHGGSGDVLAGMIGGLWAGGATPLAAAVVGAYVHGLAAELATAGASERAALPRDVVGSLPWAFASIEPEPRRDS
- a CDS encoding UPF0758 domain-containing protein; the encoded protein is MSDAEFLAVLIRTGTRGKSAVELAQARLEDAGPQLARWSGDDLAPPRQLVEAGKIWGSRSSSTSS
- a CDS encoding TatD family hydrolase; the encoded protein is MNLFDTHAHLDFPPFDRDRAELLAALRVEGVAVLNVGVDLRSSEAALELARRHGHVFASSGLHPHDAKAFTPELEARLAGLLRQGAVAVGECGLDFYRDLSPHEVQIEAFRSQLRLAKRLALPVILHERAAWDPFLQLLRAERPPRGVVHGFGGDESRAQEIVGLGLHLGIGGPLTYRRNDALRQAAAAIPLERILLETDSPYLPPEPFRGQRNDPGKVRPVAERLAALRGIPVPELAEVTWESACRLFSVHPSFGPAPAGHGM
- the miaA gene encoding tRNA (adenosine(37)-N6)-dimethylallyltransferase MiaA; its protein translation is MTVLLLVGPTAAGKSEVAVAVAEAVGGEIISADARAIYRGLEIGTDRPPREVLARVPHHLVGTLDPWEHYDAARFRADCERLVAEIQGRDHRAIIVGGSTLYVRALTRGLSPGPAADPELRAELAQRPTAELREELARVDPASAARIHPADRVRLVRAVEVHRLTGRPLTAAWGSEKAFPWPLVPVGLTVERSELGRRIEARVARMLAEGLIEEARRLWNLDLPSDAPAVRTIGYRELFPYFAGEYDLDEARRRIVRNTKAYARRQLAFFRAEPRVHWLDVTGRPAPEVATEVIAHWQAAESGLE
- a CDS encoding sigma-70 family RNA polymerase sigma factor, with product MPDDPEIVPPNLPEPGTTEEEELTDLIPLIAELADSEPEEEPVERGRDPVRTYLREIGRVPLLTREEEVELAQKIEAGTAALEELAQGVADPERKRELERILHEGEAAREKLAVSNLRLVVSIAKRYMHRGLSFLDLIQEGNIGLMRAVEKFDWRKGYKFSTYATWWIRQAITRAIGDQARTIRVPVHTMEAVQELSRLRREYIREHGGPPSYEQLAELLGTSVDRVKKIEQAAAFTTSLERPLSDEDDDTLGDFIADETAQDPAQEAIRARLRDELREALAELDPREREILELRYGLLDGHPRTLKEVASQFEITRERVRQLELKALEKLKYPARHQLLRSLRELLLSEEA